In a single window of the Streptomyces sp. HUAS ZL42 genome:
- the ruvX gene encoding Holliday junction resolvase RuvX encodes MRRGRRLAVDVGDARVGVASCDPDGILATPVETVPGRDVPAAHRRLKQLVEEYEPIEVVVGLPRSLKGGEGPAAVKVRAFAQELAKGIAPVPVRLVDERMTTVTASQGLRASGVKSKKGRSVIDQAAAVIILQQALESERVSGKAPGEGVEVVI; translated from the coding sequence ATGCGCAGAGGACGTCGACTCGCGGTCGACGTCGGGGACGCCCGTGTCGGGGTCGCCTCGTGCGACCCCGACGGGATCCTCGCCACCCCGGTGGAGACGGTCCCGGGACGGGACGTTCCCGCAGCTCACCGGCGCCTCAAGCAACTGGTCGAGGAGTACGAGCCGATCGAGGTGGTCGTCGGTCTCCCTCGCTCCCTCAAGGGGGGCGAGGGCCCGGCCGCCGTCAAGGTCCGCGCCTTCGCGCAGGAGCTGGCCAAGGGCATCGCGCCGGTTCCGGTACGGCTGGTGGACGAGCGGATGACCACGGTCACGGCCAGTCAGGGGTTGCGTGCCTCGGGCGTGAAATCGAAGAAGGGCCGGTCGGTCATCGACCAGGCAGCCGCTGTGATCATCCTTCAGCAGGCACTCGAATCCGAACGGGTGTCAGGCAAAGCACCCGGAGAGGGCGTCGAAGTGGTCATCTGA